One Vigna unguiculata cultivar IT97K-499-35 chromosome 7, ASM411807v1, whole genome shotgun sequence genomic region harbors:
- the LOC114191379 gene encoding uncharacterized protein LOC114191379: protein MEALRQMEESRTTTPVFGPEPRPAVREWSLEDFLKHHPTKFDGKTSPDAADQWLKDLERIYDAKMCPAEDRLAFSVYMLTGEAEHWVMEKMKREVEGQRPQQLQPSQRIGGPAGSRPIHEERRRPYDRPHHQPQESRSFPPQQGRVRCYSCGGPHPRYACPRREGYRRCNNCGKEGHFGRDCPNLARAAARPLVQTPHQHQGRDRGNGPQATGRVYAMSGAEASGSGNLVMGTCLIAGSSCCCELAVSSPASGLVTTSSLCARCPVEVEGRRYKVNLICLPLQDLEVILGMDWLSASRVLIDCREKRLLFPDSEDLEWERERPSVIPVVHEFEDVFSDEVPGLPPSREVEFSIDLVPGTGPVSMAPYRMAPAELVELKKQIEDLMEKQDVQKTAFRSRYGHYEYVVMPFGVTNAPVVFMDYMNRIFRPFLDRFVVVFIDDILIYSRTQEEHAEHLRLVLGVLREKQLYAKLSKCEFWLDEVQFLGHVISAQGIAVDPTKVEAVVKWESPKSATEIRSFVGLAGYYRRFIEGFSKIVAPLTLLTRKDQPFIWTDKCEESFQELKKRLTSAPILVIPDVGKPFEVYCDASRLGLGCVLMQEKKAVAYASRQLKVHERNYPTHDLELAAIVFALKIWRHYLYGAQFRVFSDHKSLKYLFDQKELNMRQRRWMEFLKDYDFELLYHPGKTGSKLTMSSAYHPQTDGQSER from the exons atggaggccctccgccagatGGAGGAGAGCAGGACGACGACACCTGTGTTTGGTCCTGAGCCACGACCTGCGGTCAGGGAGTGGAGCTTGGAGGACTTTTTGAAGCACCACCCAACAAAGTTTGATGGGAAGActagtcctgacgccgcagaccaatggctgaaggacttGGAGCGCATCTACGACGCCAAGATGTGCCCTGCAGAGGACAGATTGGCGTTCTCAGTCTATATGCTCACGGGAGAGGcagagcattg ggtgatggagaagatgaagcgcgaGGTGGAGGGTCAGCGCCCACAGCAACTGCAGCCGTCGCAGAGGATAGGTGGACCAGCTGGGTCCAGGCCCATACATGAGGAGAGGAGGAGGCCATATGATAGACCACACCATCAGCCTCAGGAGTCTAGGAGCTTTCCTCCGCAGCAGGGTAGAGTTCGGTGTTACTcatgtggaggaccccacccgaggTATGCATGTCCACGTAGGGAGGGTTACCGtcggtgcaacaactgtggcaaggaaggccactttgggagagATTGTCCCAACCTTGCTAGGGCAGCGGCACGCCCTCTAGTTCAGACACCCCATCAGCATCAGGGGAGAGACAGAGGCAACGggcctcaggcgacgggcagagTGTACGCCATGTCAGGAGCTGAGGCATCAGGctcaggtaacttggttatgggtaCTTGCTTGATAGCTGGTTCTTCTTGTTGT TGCGAGCTCGCGGTGTCTTCTCCGGCGTCGGGATTGGTCACGACGTCGTCTTTGTGTGCTCGGTGTCCAGTGGAAgtagagggacgcaggtacaaGGTGAATCTAATCTGCTTGCCTCTGCAAGACTTGGaagtgatcttagggatggattggctctcggCTAGTCGCGTCCTTATAGACTGCCGGgagaagaggttgttgtttcccgaTTCAGAGGATCTCGA GTGGGAGAGAGAGAGACCATCAGTCATACCTGTGGTACATGAGTTCGAAGACGTGTTTTCAGATGAAGTACCAGGGTTGCCAcccagtagagaggtggagttctctatcgatctagtcccaggaacaggcccggtctcgatggccccatatcgcatggctccggcagagttggtagagcttaagaaacagatagaagatctgatggagaaacag gatgtacagaagacagccttcaggtcgaggtatggccactatgagtatgtggttatgccgtttggtgtgaccaacgccccagtagtgttcatggactatatgaacaGGATCTTTCGACCCTTCCTAGATaggtttgtcgtggtcttcatagacgacatccttatctattccaggacccaggaggaacatgcagaacacctgaggttggtgcttggtgttttgagggagaagcagttgtatgccaagttgtccaagtgtgagttctggttagacgaagttcagtttttggggcacgtgatatcagcacaggggattgcagtggatccgacgaaggtcgaggcagtggtaaaATGGGAGAGTCCTAAATcagccacagagatcaggagctttgtggggttagcaggATACTacaggaggttcatagagggattctccaagatcgTGGCACCTTTGACTTTGCTTACCCGGAAGGATCAACCCTTCATCTGGACGGATAAATGTGAGGAGAGTTTCCAGGAACTGAAGAAGAGACTGACCAGTGCACCGATACTCGTGATTCCGGATGTCGGAAAGCCGTTTGAGGTCTACTGTGATGCCTCCCGCCTTGGACTTGGAtgtgttttgatgcaagaaaagaaggcagtggcgTATGCTTCACGACAGCTTAAGGTACATGAGCGTAATTACCCCACTCATGATCTTGAGTTGGCAGCGATAgtgtttgccttgaagatctggaggcactatctgtatggtgctcagtttcgggtgttcagcgaccacaaaagtttaaagtacttgtttgatcagaaggagctgaatatgaggcaaaggaggtggatggaattcttgaaggactacgacttcgagcttctatatcatccggggaa gacaggTAGTAAACTCACCatgagctcagcttatcaccctcagaccgatggccagtctgagagg
- the LOC114191380 gene encoding AT-hook motif nuclear-localized protein 20-like, with protein sequence PELIFAVTVTLANPWWTGQGGLSGVDPGTHSPGLSKRHTDLAINETSGVHNIEEDEDNRDEPREGAVEVGTRRPRGRPPGSKNKPKPPIFVTRDSPNALRSHVMEITGGADVAESVAQFARRRQRGVCVLSGSGSVANVTLRQPAAPGAVVALHGRFEILSLTGTFLPGPAPPGSTGLTVYLAGGQGQVLGGSVVGPLVATGPVMVIAATFSNATYERLPLDEDDEGPSSAAAVQGGGSPPPPLGIGSGGGAQLQGGIPDPSSLPLYNLPPNGGVGQVGHEALAWAHGRAPF encoded by the coding sequence CCTGAATTAATCTTTGCAGTAACAGTAACTCTGGCAAATCCTTGGTGGACAGGTCAGGGAGGGTTATCTGGGGTTGACCCAGGAACCCATTCACCTGGCCTAAGCAAACGCCACACCGACCTTGCAATCAATGAAACCAGTGGTGTCCATAAtatagaagaagatgaagacaaTAGAGATGAACCGAGAGAGGGTGCAGTTGAGGTTGGAACCCGCAGACCGAGAGGAAGACCTCCCGGATCCAAAAACAAGCCAAAACCACCCATTTTTGTAACAAGGGACAGTCCAAACGCCCTGAGGAGCCATGTGATGGAGATAACCGGAGGAGCTGATGTTGCCGAAAGTGTAGCCCAATTTGCAAGAAGGCGTCAGCGTGGGGTTTGTGTGCTCAGTGGGAGTGGCTCAGTGGCCAATGTTACTCTTAGACAACCTGCGGCTCCTGGAGCTGTGGTGGCACTTCATGGGAGGTTTGAGATTTTGTCCCTCACCGGGACTTTCTTACCTGGTCCTGCTCCTCCGGGATCTACAGGACTCACGGTGTATCTTGCTGGAGGACAGGGCCAAGTACTAGGAGGGAGTGTGGTTGGGCCTCTAGTTGCGACAGGACCAGTGATGGTGATTGCTGCAACTTTTTCTAATGCAACATATGAGAGACTTCCACTcgatgaagatgatgaagggCCTAGTTCCGCCGCTGCGGTACAAGGAGGAGGATCGCCACCACCGCCACTTGGAATTGGAAGCGGTGGGGGTGCGCAGTTGCAGGGTGGGATCCCAGATCCATCATCTTTGCCTTTGTATAATCTTCCACCAAATGGAGGAGTGGGTCAAGTGGGGCACGAAGCCCTTGCTTGGGCTCATGGACGAGCACCTTTCTGA
- the LOC114190819 gene encoding uncharacterized protein LOC114190819 produces MVAEAWIVKMGNQVSANLKQALLLEPSARKKHNPKRQDSSSKELIGILSFEVANVMSKTIHLHRSLSHPEIMKLRNEISNSQGIQNLVSSEEGYLLELARAEKLEELNRVASVVSRLGRKCSEPAVQGFEHVYGDIVNGVIDVKELGFLVKRMEGMVRKMDRYVSATRSLYSEMGVLNDLEQAVKKFQHNQHEENRRAFEQKLTWQRQDVRHLKEISLWNQSFDKVVELLARTVCTIYARICIIFGDSTWRKSTTSLGLSGDSPPPMRSECKLMSGQIGAPLSSEKLKSNHGKRNNGHGYHLGSTARTTVGTRVTAWKPQTDIRRGELPYLQLEDFGFPCGTSPGKLFMDCLSLSSSISKFDDDNDDYVVDSEEQHKISSYHSIGVENKVKKREQLYHSGDLNHVHSSVPITGDLSLSSFGPHSRLTLYAPPSTLGGCGLAMHYANVITVIEKFLKYPHLVGEEARNDLYQMLPSSLRLSLKGKLKSYVKNLGIYDAPLAHDWKLTLDGILKWLAPLAHNMIRWQSERNFEQHQIVSRTYVLLFQTLYFADKDKTEEAMCQLLMGLNYICRYEQQQNALLGCASSFDFEDCMDWQLQCGAFPS; encoded by the coding sequence ATGGTCGCTGAAGCTTGGATTGTGAAGATGGGTAACCAGGTAAGTGCCAATCTTAAACAAGCTCTTCTTCTTGAACCCTCAGCCAGGAAAAAGCACAACCCCAAAAGGCAAGATAGTAGCAGTAAAGAATTAATTGGAATTCTTTCCTTTGAAGTAGCAAACGTAATGTCTAAAACCATTCATCTTCACAGATCCTTGTCTCATCCTGAGATTATGAAGCTCAGGAACGAGATTTCCAACTCACAGGGTATTCAAAACCTGGTTTCCTCCGAAGAGGGTTATCTTCTTGAGCTGGCTCGAGCAGAGAAGCTTGAGGAGTTGAACCGTGTTGCTAGTGTGGTTTCTAGGTTGGGAAGGAAGTGTTCTGAGCCTGCCGTGCAAGGTTTTGAACATGTTTACGGGGACATTGTTAACGGGGTTATAGATGTGAAGGAATTGGGGTTCTTGGTTAAGCGTATGGAAGGAATGGTGAGGAAAATGGATAGGTATGTTAGTGCCACCAGGAGTTTGTACAGTGAAATGGGGGTGTTGAATGATTTGGAGCAAGCAGTAAAGAAGTTTCAGCATAACCAGCACGAGGAGAACAGAAGGGCGTTTGAACAGAAACTCACATGGCAGAGGCAAGATGTGAGGCATCTAAAGGAGATTTCACTTTGGAATCAGAGCTTTGATAAGGTTGTTGAGTTGTTGGCCAGAACAGTTTGTACCATTTATGCTAGAATCTGCATAATCTTTGGTGATTCTACGTGGAGGAAGAGTACTACTAGTCTTGGGCTTAGTGGAGATTCACCACCACCCATGCGAAGTGAATGCAAGCTAATGTCTGGCCAGATTGGTGCTCCTTTGAGTTCTGAGAAGTTGAAAAGCAATCATGGCAAGAGAAATAATGGTCATGGTTATCATTTGGGTTCCACTGCAAGAACTACTGTGGGAACAAGGGTAACTGCTTGGAAGCCTCAAACAGATATCAGGAGAGGTGAATTACCATATCTTCAACTTGAAGATTTTGGTTTTCCTTGTGGAACAAGTCCGGGGAAACTTTTCATGGATTGTTTAAGCTTAAGCAGCTCGATTTCGAAATTTGATGATGACAATGATGATTATGTTGTTGACAGTGAGGAGCAACATAAGATTTCAAGCTATCATAGTATTGGTGTTGAGAATAAGGTGAAGAAAAGGGAGCAGTTGTACCATTCTGGTGATCTGAATCATGTTCACAGTAGCGTCCCTATCACTGGAGATCTAAGTTTGTCAAGCTTTGGTCCCCACAGTAGATTGACACTTTATGCTCCTCCTTCTACACTTGGAGGGTGTGGTCTAGCAATGCACTATGCCAATGTGATAACCGTGATAGAGAAGTTCCTAAAGTATCCACATTTAGTTGGTGAGGAAGCTAGGAATGATCTATATCAGATGCTACCATCGAGCTTAAGGTTGTCTCTGAAAGGCAAACTAAAGAGCTATGTGAAGAACTTGGGCATATATGATGCTCCTCTTGCTCATGACTGGAAGTTAACTCTAGATGGGATACTGAAGTGGCTTGCTCCACTGGCTCATAATATGATCAGGTGGCAAAGTGAGAGGAATTTTGAGCAACACCAAATTGTTAGTAGGACATATGTGCTGCTATTCCAGACATTGTATTTCGCTGATAAGGACAAAACAGAGGAAGCTATGTGCCAACTTCTCATGGGACTCAATTACATATGTCGTtatgaacaacaacaaaacgCCTTGTTGGGTTGTGCTAGTAGTTTTGATTTTGAAGATTGCATGGATTGGCAATTGCAATGTGGCGCTTTTCCCAGTTGA